The Halobacterium hubeiense genome contains the following window.
GTCGTCGGCGCGCTCGGCGGCGTTGTCGGCCTCCGTCGAGAACTGCGAGACCTCGGGCGCGACCTCTGAGACGCGCTCGGTGACGGCCTCGCGCTCTTCGGCGAGTTCCTCGCGCTTCGCTTCCGCGGCCTCGGCGTCGGCCTCGTCCAGTTCGGTCTCCGCGACCAGCTCCTCGGCCTCGGCTTCGAGGTCGTCGGCCCGCTCGCGGTGCTCGGCGATTTCGTCGGCGAGCTCCTCGCGCTCGCTCTCGGTCTCCGCGATTGCCTCCCGGACGTCGCTAATCGTCTCCTCCACGTCGGCGAGTTCCGCGCGCTTCTCCTCGTAGGCCTCCAGCACGCTCTCGGCGTCTTCGAGCGTCTCGCGTGCGGTCTCGCGCTGGTCCTCGAAGTTCTCGATTTCCTCGGTGACGTCCGTGAGTTCGGACTGCAGGCTCGCCAGCGTGTCGTGGGGATTCTCGGATTCTTTGGCCTCGATTTGCTCGTCCAGCTGGTCGAGCTTCCCCGCGACGTTGCTCTTGACGTCCTCCACGCCGAGCCGCGCGTCGCCGGCGCGCTGGCGGTAGTCCTCCAGCTTCCCGAGTTGGAGGAGGTCGTCGAGCATGTCCTGCCGGGTGCTCGGCGACGCGTTGATGAGCTTGTTCACCTCGCCCTGCCGGACGTACGCGCAGTTCACGAACGCCTCCGCGTCCATCCGCAGCAGGTCGCCGACGTAGTCCTCGACGTCGGTGACGCCGTCGATGCTCCCAGAGGGCGTTTCGAGCGTGCAGTCCGGCGTCGAGGCGCGCTCGCCGGTGTTCCGCACGCGGCGGTGGACGTGGTAGTCGTTGCCGGCGTGCGTGAACCAGAGGTCGATTTCGGCTTCCTCCGCGCCGATGGTGACGATTTCGTCCAGCGTCTTGTCTAACGCGGACGCGCCGTACAGCGCGAAGAAACACGCCTCCAGCAGGCTGGACTTCCCGCTGCCGTTCAGCCCGTGGATGACCGTGACCCCGCGGTCGAGGCGCACGTCCGCGTCCTCGTAGCACTTGAAGTTCCGCAGGGAGACGCGCGTGAACCTCACGAGAAGTCCTCCATGGTCGTCGCCTGCGCTTGCTCGGCCGATTCGTCGTCTGTGTCGGCGCCGGCGCTGGGCTCGTCGTCGAGCACGTCCTCGACGCGCTGTTTCACGCGCTCGCGGACGTTGGAGTCCGCGACGTCGAGGTCCCGGACCGTGTCGTCGACGTCGAGGCCCGCTTCGCTCAGCCCCATCTCGCGGACGCGCTCGCGGACGGCCTCGTCGGGGTCCGCGAACGACACCTCGACGTCCTCGTCGGTTTCGACCTCGCGGCGGTCGTTGACGCGCGTGAGCAGCGCGCCGCGCTCGTCGCCGAAGCGCTCGACGTCCGCGGGCGTCACGGTGTCGCCGTCACCCTCCACGGTGACGACGACCACCGCGTCCTCTACGTCGCGCTCGCGGAGTCGCTCGCGGACGTACTCGGTACCGTCCTCCGGCCTGAGTTCGACGTCCACGAACACGAAGTCGCGGGTCTCGATGCCCTTCCGGGAGATGGCGACGTCGCCGTCGTCGAACTCCACGAGGTTGTAGCCGCGGGGGTCGCGCTCGCTGGCGCTCGCGCGCTCCGTCGAGCCGCAGTACGTGACCCAGGTGTCGCCGACCTGCGCTTGCTGGGCGGCGTGGTTGTCGCCGAGGAGGACGGCGTCGAAGTCGACGTTCGACTCGCCGAGCACCGCGTCGAGGTCCCAGTTGGCGTGCGCGAACGGCGTGAACAGGCCGTGGGAGACGAGCGCGGTGTGCTCGGCGTCCGGCTCCTCGAACTCGTAGTCGAGGTCGGCGCGCTTGGACTCGGGGACGTAGTCGAGCCCGTAGAAGGTGGTGTCGCCGACGCGGCGACCCGTCTCGTCGAGGCGCTCGGCGAGCCCCAGCGTCTCGAAGAGGTCCAGCCACTGGGCGTCCCGCGTGCCCTCGTGGTTGCCGACGATGGCGAGGAACGGGATGCCGGCCTCGCGGAGCGGCCGCAGCACGTCGATAGTTCCCAGAATGTCCCGGAGGCCGGGGCGGCGGTCGTGGTAGAGGTCGCCGGCGTGGACGACGGCGTCCACGTCCGCCGCGACGGCGTCCTCGACGACGGACTCGAAGGCGTCGAGGAAGTCCTGCCGGCGCTCGGGGGAGTGGTACTGGCGGTAGCCGAGGTGGGTGTCCCCCGTGTGGATGACGCGAGCCATTACTGTGGGGATGTAGCGCTACGCCGGATAAAGGTTCGGCGCTTCCGCGGACGACGCGGTGACCACCGGGCGGCGCGACAGCCAGCGAGACGGCGATTACGCGAGCGTGTAGATGCGCTTGCGGGCGTCCGAGAACGAGAACCGGGACTCGACGACGTCCTGCTCCTCGAGGCGGGTGAGCGCGTACCGGACGGTGCGGGCGGGGAGCAGCGTCTCCTCCGCGAGTTCGCTCTGCGTGAGGGTGTCGTTGTATTCGAGGACTTTCGCGACGAGCTTCGCGCTCGGGGGGAGGTCTTCGAGTGCTTCGACCGTGTCGCCGTCGATTGCGGTGGCGCTCATACCCACCGATACTGAATGCACTTAGATAATGGTTTCGCTATCTAAAATGCACAATAGTAATCTATAGGCTCACGGGCGCTCGAACGGCACTGTCGCTCGGACGTCGCCAGCGGACCGCGCCAGTTCCACGACAAACGGCCCCTCGCGCTCCTGCCACCCGTCCTCGTACCGGCGGAACGCGTCGTTGGCCAGCGTCACCTCGACAGTCACCGCTTCCCCGGCGTCGAGGTGGACAGACTGGAACCCCGCCAAGTCGCGGACGGGCGCGTCCCCGTTGGCGTCGTCGGCCGGTCGCACGTACGCCTGCACGACCTCGCGACCCGGACGCTCGGCCGTGTTCGCCACCGTCGCCCGTACCGTCGATGCGTCCACCTGCTCGGCGCCGCGGTACGCGAACGACGCGTACGACTCGCCGTGCCCGAACGGGTAGACCGCTCCGTCGTCGCTCGCCTCGAAGTGGCGGTACCCCACGCGGCACCCCTCGCTGTACTCGACGACTCCGTCCTCGCCCGGGAACCGCTCGGATGCCGTAGTCGGATACGCCGACTCCGCGGCGAACGACACCGGCAGCCGGCCGCCGGGGTCGCTGTCCCCGTACAGCACCGCCGCCGCCGCGTCCCCGTGAGCCTGCCCCGGATACCAGTTCTCCACGACCGCCGCCACGTCCTCCCGCCACGGCAGCTCCACGGGTCCGCTGGAGTTGACGACGACCACGGTGCGGTCGTTCGCGTCCGCCACCGCCGACACCAGTTCGTCCTGCCGGCCGGGCAGCCGCAGGTCCGGCCGGTCCATCGCCTCGGTCGCTCGGTCCCGGACGAAGACGACCGCGACGTCCGCATCCGCGGCCGCCGCGGCAGCGTCCTCGACCGAGCTATCGGCGTCCGCGGGCGGTTCCGTCTCCTCGAAGAACGACAGGTCCGCGACCGGCTCGACGCCGTGCGCGACGGTCACCTCGCCGCCCGCGCGCTCGGTCACGCCCTCGACGGGCGTCGACGAGACGAACGGCGTGACCTCCGAGGACCCGCCGCCGCCCAGCAGCGCCTCGTCGACGTTCGGGCCGACCACCGCGACGTCCGCTTCGTCGTCCAGCGGGAGGACGCCGTCGTTGGCCAACAGCACCGTGCCGCGGACCGCGACGCGCTCCGCGAGCGCGCGGTGTTCGTCGGTGTCCAGTGCGCCGTCGGGTCGCTCGCCGTCGAGCCGACCCACGGACGCCATCTGGGAGAGGACGCGGCCCGCCATGTCCGCGAGCCGGTCCGCTGACACGTCGCCGGCTTCGACGTCGGCCGCGAGCTCCGTCTCGAAGCGCGCCGCCGTCCGCATGTCCGGCATCCCGCCGCCGAGTTCGTCGAAGTCCACGTCCGGCCCGCCCTCGTCCATCCCCATCAGCGACGCGAGCTCCTCACCGGTGACTCCGGGCATCTCCACGTCGAGGCCGCCGTTCGCCGACCGAACGGAGTCCGTGGTCCCGAACCAGTCCGAGACGACGAACCCCTCGAAGCCCCACTCGCCTTTGAGCACGTCGCCGAGCAGGCGGCCGTGTTCGCTCATCGGCGTCCCGTTGACGCTGTTGTAGCCGGACATCACTGCGCCCGCGCCGGCGTCCACGGCCGCCCGGAACGCCGGCAGGTAGAGCTCCCGCAGCGGCTGCTCGCCGACGCGCACGTCCACGGTCGCCCGGTCGGTCTCCTGGTTGTTCGCGACGTAGTGTTTCACGCACGCGAGCACATCCTCGGACTGGACGCCCTCGACGACCGCGGCCGCGAACGCCGCCGAATGCACCGGGTCCTCGGAGAAGTACTCGAAGTTCCGGCCGCCGTGGGGGACTCGAATCAGGTTCGTCCCCGGGCCGAGCAACACGTCCTGCCCGTGGGCCGCCGCTTCGCGTCCCATCGCGGCGCCCTGCGAGCGTGCCAGCGACGGGTCGAACGACGCCGCCAGCGCCAGCGGCGCTGGGAACGCGGTCGCTCGTCGGTCCGGAATCCGGACGCCGAGCGGGCCGTCGACGAACCGGAGCGGCGGGACGTCCAGCCGTTCGACGCCCGGGAGGTAGCCAGTCGCGGTTCCCTCGGGGTCGAGGGCGCCGTGGACGAGTCGGACTAGCTCCGCGCGGTCGAGTTCGTCGAGGAGGGCGGCCACCTCGTCGTCTGTTGACTCCATGCCGGACGTTCCAGTCCACCGACACATAGGCTTCGTGCTTTCGGACGCCGTGCTGGCCGACGCTGCGCCGACGTGGCGAGGGGTTAGGTCACCCGAAGCCTCTTATGAACTAACACCCTACCCAGTGGTGATGACCGAGACCGCAGAGGACGCCGAGCTGCCCTACGACGAGGGCGCCTCGCTCCAGGAGAAGATCGAGGCCCTAGAGGAGCAGCTGTCGGCCCTCGAGGACGAGAACGAGGAGATGCGGGACCGTCTGCTCGACGCCAACGCAGAGAACAACAAGTACCAGCAGAAGCTCGAGCGGCTCTCCCACGAGAACAAGAAGCTCAAGCAGTCGCCGCTGTTCGTCGCCACCGTCCAGGAGCTCAACGACGAGGGCGCCATCATCAAGCAACACGGCAACAACCAGGAGGCGCTCACCGAGGTCACCGAGGACCTCCGCGAGGACCTCGAACCCGGCGCCCGCGTCGCGGTCAACAACTCGCTGTCCATCGTCGAACGCCTCGACGACGAGGCGGACGTCCGCGCTCGCGTCATGGAAGTGGACGAGTCCCCGGACGTCGGCTACGAGGACATCGGCGGCCTCGACGACCAGCTCCGCGAGGTCCGCGAGACCGTCGAGCTCCCGATGAAAGAGCCCGGGATGTTCGACACCGTCGGCATCGACCCGCCGAGCGGCGTGCTCCTGCACGGGCCGCCGGGCACCGGGAAGACGCTGATGGCGAAGGCCGTCGCCGCCCAGACGGACGCGACGTTCATCAAGATGGCCGGCTCGGAGCTCGTCCACAAGTTCATCGGGGAGGGCGCGAAGCTCGTCCGCGACCTCTTCCAGGTCGCCCGCGACCACGAGCCCGCCGTCGTCTTCATCGACGAGATCGACGCCATCGCCTCCAAGCGCACGGACTCGAAGACGTCCGGCGACGCGGAGGTCCAGCGGACGATGATGCAGCTGCTCAGCGAGATGGACGGCTTCGACGAGCGCGGCGACATCCGCATCATCGCGGCGACGAACCGCTTCGACATGCTCGACCGCGCCATCCTCCGCCCGGGCCGCTTCGACCGCCTCATCGAGGTGCCAAACCCCGACGAGACCGGCCGCGAGAAGATCTTCCGCATCCACACGCGGAACATGAACCTCGCCGAGAACGTGGACTTCGCGCGCCTCGCCGCCGAGACCGACGACAAGTCCGGCGCGGACGTCGCCGCCATCTGCACGGAGGCGGGGATGTTCGCCATCCGCGACGACCGCGAGGAGATCACGATGCAGGACTTCCAGAACGCGCTGGAGAAGCTCGAACAGGACACCGACGCCAGCGCCGAGCCCACGCGCACGTTCGCGTAGTCGGCGCCCCCGCTCTCGTTCTCTCCTCTCCGCTGCCCGCCGCGCAGCCGCGGCGCTGTTCCGGTTCG
Protein-coding sequences here:
- the mre11 gene encoding DNA double-strand break repair protein Mre11, whose amino-acid sequence is MARVIHTGDTHLGYRQYHSPERRQDFLDAFESVVEDAVAADVDAVVHAGDLYHDRRPGLRDILGTIDVLRPLREAGIPFLAIVGNHEGTRDAQWLDLFETLGLAERLDETGRRVGDTTFYGLDYVPESKRADLDYEFEEPDAEHTALVSHGLFTPFAHANWDLDAVLGESNVDFDAVLLGDNHAAQQAQVGDTWVTYCGSTERASASERDPRGYNLVEFDDGDVAISRKGIETRDFVFVDVELRPEDGTEYVRERLRERDVEDAVVVVTVEGDGDTVTPADVERFGDERGALLTRVNDRREVETDEDVEVSFADPDEAVRERVREMGLSEAGLDVDDTVRDLDVADSNVRERVKQRVEDVLDDEPSAGADTDDESAEQAQATTMEDFS
- a CDS encoding MarR family transcriptional regulator, which translates into the protein MSATAIDGDTVEALEDLPPSAKLVAKVLEYNDTLTQSELAEETLLPARTVRYALTRLEEQDVVESRFSFSDARKRIYTLA
- a CDS encoding beta-glucosidase; the protein is MESTDDEVAALLDELDRAELVRLVHGALDPEGTATGYLPGVERLDVPPLRFVDGPLGVRIPDRRATAFPAPLALAASFDPSLARSQGAAMGREAAAHGQDVLLGPGTNLIRVPHGGRNFEYFSEDPVHSAAFAAAVVEGVQSEDVLACVKHYVANNQETDRATVDVRVGEQPLRELYLPAFRAAVDAGAGAVMSGYNSVNGTPMSEHGRLLGDVLKGEWGFEGFVVSDWFGTTDSVRSANGGLDVEMPGVTGEELASLMGMDEGGPDVDFDELGGGMPDMRTAARFETELAADVEAGDVSADRLADMAGRVLSQMASVGRLDGERPDGALDTDEHRALAERVAVRGTVLLANDGVLPLDDEADVAVVGPNVDEALLGGGGSSEVTPFVSSTPVEGVTERAGGEVTVAHGVEPVADLSFFEETEPPADADSSVEDAAAAAADADVAVVFVRDRATEAMDRPDLRLPGRQDELVSAVADANDRTVVVVNSSGPVELPWREDVAAVVENWYPGQAHGDAAAAVLYGDSDPGGRLPVSFAAESAYPTTASERFPGEDGVVEYSEGCRVGYRHFEASDDGAVYPFGHGESYASFAYRGAEQVDASTVRATVANTAERPGREVVQAYVRPADDANGDAPVRDLAGFQSVHLDAGEAVTVEVTLANDAFRRYEDGWQEREGPFVVELARSAGDVRATVPFERP
- the pan1 gene encoding proteasome-activating nucleotidase Pan1, whose translation is MTETAEDAELPYDEGASLQEKIEALEEQLSALEDENEEMRDRLLDANAENNKYQQKLERLSHENKKLKQSPLFVATVQELNDEGAIIKQHGNNQEALTEVTEDLREDLEPGARVAVNNSLSIVERLDDEADVRARVMEVDESPDVGYEDIGGLDDQLREVRETVELPMKEPGMFDTVGIDPPSGVLLHGPPGTGKTLMAKAVAAQTDATFIKMAGSELVHKFIGEGAKLVRDLFQVARDHEPAVVFIDEIDAIASKRTDSKTSGDAEVQRTMMQLLSEMDGFDERGDIRIIAATNRFDMLDRAILRPGRFDRLIEVPNPDETGREKIFRIHTRNMNLAENVDFARLAAETDDKSGADVAAICTEAGMFAIRDDREEITMQDFQNALEKLEQDTDASAEPTRTFA